In the Enterococcus rotai genome, GCCGGAGCGATTTTAGGGAGAGATGTGCCAGGTGGTGTAATCGGCAATATTATTGTTGGTTTTATCGGAAGCTGGGTCGGTACGATGTTATTAGGGAATTTTGGCCCGATTATCGGCGGATTTCCAATTATTTCCGCTTTAATCGGTGCAGTAATCTGTATTGCAATTTATTCATTTATTGCAAAACGAATGGCTTAATAGTAAAAAAACAGTTCTGTCGGCGTATAAAAGCACGTCAGAACTGTTTTTTTTTTTTTGCTATTCCAACATTTCTGCGGGAAGTAAGATCGTCTCTTTATTTCCATCATCAAAAGCAAAAACTTGAGATGGATACTCTTCATAGTAAGGAAAAGGCAAATCAACGGCCATTTGAACATCACTGATTTCTTGTGAAAAATGAATCGTTACTTTTCCGCCATTATCAATCAAATCAAAATATAACATGTTCGTCAGAGGAATGACTCCTTTTAAATCCAAATCAATAATCAGCCAGATACTGTCGATCAAAGCACCTGGTAAGCTTTCAACCACACCAAGAGAAGCATAACGACTACGTTGACTATCAAAACTTTCAACCATTTATTTGACCTCCTTTAGCTATCTACTATCCATAGTATACCTTATTTAGTCAAAACTAGCTTCTGTCATGTTTGATGAAAAAATCAAGTAGAATGCTTGTTAAATGAAAGAAAAGAGATAAGGTCAAACGACCCTATCTCTTTAAAAGTATAGTTAATGCAGCTAATTATTCTGGTTTTTCACCGATCACTGTTGGTTCAGCGGTAGCTTCAGAAGTTTCTTCTTCAGTTGCAGATTTTGCTTCAACAACCGCTGCGATTTGTTCTTCGCCATCCGTTACAATGTCGTACTCTTTATTAACTGGTAAATCAGCAACTGTGATAGCATCACCAATAGCGAGTTTTGTAATGTCTACTTCAACACGTTCTGGTAATTTATCAGGTGTCGCTGAAACTAAAACATTATATAAGTTTTGTGCTAGCTCACCACCGGCTTTTACCCCTTCAGCTTCACCGACAAGAACGATCTCAGCTTCGACTTCTGTTGTTTCTTTCATGTTTACAGCCAGAAATTCAATATGTTTCATTTGATTTGTAAAGGTGTCCAATTGTGCTTTAAACACTAACGTATTGATTTTTTTACCACCAATCGTCATTGTGATTACGGCATTGGCACCATTATCTCGTAAAATTTTTGTTAATTCTTTTT is a window encoding:
- a CDS encoding GlsB/YeaQ/YmgE family stress response membrane protein → MLSFIWSLIVGGVLGAIAGAILGRDVPGGVIGNIIVGFIGSWVGTMLLGNFGPIIGGFPIISALIGAVICIAIYSFIAKRMA
- a CDS encoding DUF960 domain-containing protein translates to MVESFDSQRSRYASLGVVESLPGALIDSIWLIIDLDLKGVIPLTNMLYFDLIDNGGKVTIHFSQEISDVQMAVDLPFPYYEEYPSQVFAFDDGNKETILLPAEMLE
- a CDS encoding 50S ribosomal protein L25/general stress protein Ctc; translated protein: MSVSLEVKERAVRPRSLRNQLRHSGQVPAVVYGYDIESTPVSVDQKELTKILRDNGANAVITMTIGGKKINTLVFKAQLDTFTNQMKHIEFLAVNMKETTEVEAEIVLVGEAEGVKAGGELAQNLYNVLVSATPDKLPERVEVDITKLAIGDAITVADLPVNKEYDIVTDGEEQIAAVVEAKSATEEETSEATAEPTVIGEKPE